Proteins co-encoded in one Symmachiella macrocystis genomic window:
- a CDS encoding arylsulfatase, producing the protein MLVLTVFAISVSDARAQEKKPNILVIFGDDIGQTNVSAYTMGLVGYRTPNIDRIAREGTIFTDYYAEQSCTAGRSTFLTGQCTYRTGLSKVGLPGAELGLQAEDPTIAELLKPHGYATGQFGKNHLGDRDEFLPTNHGFDEFLGNLYHLNAEEEPENRNYPVDPAFRKKFGPRGVIKSSADGKIEDTGPLTKKRMETIDDETSNAAVDFIERQTKADKPFFCWWNATRMHFRTHVRDELRDKPGLTSRTEYADGMLEHDADVGKLLDKLDELKIADNTIVLYTTDNGPHKNTWPDAGLSPFRNEKNSNWEGAFRVPCAIRWPGKIKPATVSNEIVSGLDWLPTFLAAVGEDDVKEKLLKGHQVDGKSFKVHLDGYNLLPYLTGKEKESPRESFFYFNDDGQIVGMRFENWKLVFLEQRARGTLKVWAEPFTTLRLPKMYDLRADPYEQADITSNTYYDWLLDHAFLLVPAQQYAGNFLATFKDYPPRQKPSSFNLDEVMEKLSGATH; encoded by the coding sequence ATGTTGGTCCTGACCGTGTTTGCGATCAGCGTATCTGACGCGCGCGCACAGGAGAAGAAGCCCAATATTCTCGTCATCTTTGGTGACGATATCGGGCAGACAAATGTCTCCGCGTATACGATGGGACTTGTCGGTTATCGCACACCGAACATTGACCGCATTGCCAGAGAAGGCACCATTTTCACTGACTACTACGCCGAGCAAAGTTGCACGGCTGGCAGGTCGACGTTTCTGACCGGACAATGCACCTACCGCACCGGACTTTCCAAAGTAGGCCTTCCCGGCGCCGAACTCGGCCTACAAGCCGAAGATCCTACAATTGCGGAGCTTCTCAAACCGCACGGTTATGCGACGGGTCAATTTGGTAAAAACCACCTGGGAGACCGCGACGAGTTCTTGCCTACAAATCATGGCTTCGACGAATTCTTGGGGAACCTTTACCACCTCAACGCCGAAGAGGAACCGGAAAACCGCAACTACCCCGTTGATCCTGCTTTCAGAAAAAAATTCGGTCCCCGCGGCGTGATCAAATCGAGTGCTGACGGCAAGATCGAAGACACAGGTCCGCTCACCAAAAAGCGGATGGAGACCATCGACGACGAGACGTCCAATGCAGCCGTCGACTTCATTGAACGGCAAACGAAGGCGGATAAGCCTTTCTTTTGTTGGTGGAATGCAACGCGGATGCACTTTCGCACGCACGTCAGGGATGAACTCCGCGACAAACCCGGTTTGACGTCCCGCACGGAATATGCGGACGGGATGCTTGAGCATGACGCCGATGTGGGCAAACTGCTCGACAAGCTCGATGAACTGAAGATCGCCGACAATACGATCGTGCTCTACACGACCGACAACGGTCCCCACAAGAACACCTGGCCGGACGCCGGACTGAGCCCGTTTCGTAATGAGAAGAACTCAAACTGGGAAGGCGCCTTCCGCGTCCCCTGTGCGATTCGCTGGCCTGGAAAGATTAAACCAGCCACCGTTTCCAATGAGATTGTCAGCGGGCTGGATTGGTTGCCGACATTTCTCGCCGCCGTGGGTGAAGACGATGTCAAAGAGAAACTCCTCAAGGGACATCAAGTCGATGGCAAGTCGTTTAAGGTGCACCTCGACGGGTACAACCTGCTTCCCTACCTCACAGGAAAAGAAAAGGAGTCTCCGCGGGAGTCATTCTTTTACTTTAACGATGATGGCCAAATCGTGGGGATGCGGTTTGAGAACTGGAAACTCGTATTCCTTGAACAGCGTGCCCGGGGAACACTCAAGGTATGGGCCGAACCGTTTACTACATTGCGACTCCCCAAAATGTATGACTTGCGCGCCGACCCGTATGAGCAAGCGGACATCACCTCCAACACCTATTATGACTGGCTGTTGGACCACGCTTTTCTGCTTGTCCCGGCGCAACAGTACGCTGGCAATTTCTTAGCGACTTTCAAAGATTACCCGCCGCGGCAGAAGCCGTCGAGCTTTAATCTGGACGAGGTCATGGAAAAGCTTTCAGGTGCAACGCACTAG
- a CDS encoding DUF4381 domain-containing protein — protein sequence MNGSATSLDRLHDIVVPPPVPWWPPAPGWYVLFALFVAILGFFMIRAWQKWRANAYRRAALRELDSAHTAAAISEILRRTALVTIPRATLAGLSGPQWTEWLATHSPTPLPQQVGEQLANEIYRDADETHDVEALRHYATNWIRHHRRPVPTDT from the coding sequence ATGAATGGCTCCGCCACCAGCCTTGATCGCTTGCACGATATCGTCGTGCCCCCACCGGTTCCCTGGTGGCCGCCGGCGCCCGGATGGTATGTGCTGTTCGCCCTATTCGTGGCAATACTGGGATTTTTCATGATTCGGGCATGGCAAAAGTGGCGGGCCAATGCGTATCGCCGCGCGGCGCTTCGAGAGCTGGATTCTGCGCATACGGCGGCGGCCATTTCGGAAATCTTAAGACGCACCGCGCTGGTCACGATACCACGAGCCACATTGGCCGGTTTGTCAGGCCCACAATGGACGGAATGGTTGGCCACGCATTCTCCAACTCCCCTGCCCCAGCAGGTCGGAGAACAGTTGGCCAACGAAATTTACCGTGATGCAGACGAGACGCACGACGTGGAAGCTCTGCGACACTATGCAACCAACTGGATCCGCCACCACCGCCGACCAGTACCAACCGACACGTAG
- the pgsA gene encoding CDP-diacylglycerol--glycerol-3-phosphate 3-phosphatidyltransferase, producing the protein MATTKPEKTSSAPDNHLGRNSLNWPNAITMSRLILAIVLFALIDYRGYWKTSVVVFVIAAATDALDGFIARRYGMVTVLGRILDPFVDKFIICGAFIFLLAKSGSGINAWMVMIVIGREMFVTGLRGFLEQQGKDFSAAWSGKIKMALQCVAVAASLMSLAPEITESASADQFFLLRDILLWGAIISTVWSGLIYIVRGAKLLRQG; encoded by the coding sequence ATGGCTACCACAAAACCGGAAAAGACGTCCTCTGCACCTGATAATCATCTCGGCCGAAATTCGTTGAATTGGCCGAATGCGATCACCATGAGCCGGTTGATCTTGGCGATCGTACTTTTTGCGCTGATTGACTATCGTGGGTATTGGAAGACGAGCGTCGTTGTCTTCGTGATCGCGGCTGCGACCGACGCTCTCGATGGATTCATTGCTCGCCGATACGGTATGGTGACCGTGCTGGGGCGGATCCTGGATCCCTTCGTCGACAAATTCATCATCTGCGGAGCGTTCATCTTCCTGTTGGCCAAATCCGGATCGGGGATCAATGCCTGGATGGTGATGATCGTGATTGGCCGCGAAATGTTTGTCACCGGTCTGCGAGGGTTTTTGGAACAACAAGGTAAAGACTTCTCCGCAGCCTGGAGCGGTAAAATCAAAATGGCCCTGCAGTGCGTCGCTGTTGCCGCCAGCTTAATGTCGCTGGCGCCCGAGATTACCGAATCGGCCTCTGCCGACCAGTTTTTCCTCCTCCGCGATATCCTATTGTGGGGTGCGATCATTTCCACGGTTTGGAGCGGGCTGATTTATATCGTCCGCGGAGCCAAACTGCTGCGTCAGGGGTGA
- a CDS encoding AAA family ATPase: protein MEPREAVLKIADAMNASVIGQRDVVERILIALLADGHVLMEGLPGTAKTRSVKTLSSLVESEFGRIQFTPDLLPSDVTGSEIYREHTATFEFQPGPIFGNLILADEINRAPAKVQSSLLEAMEERQVTVAGETHKLPDLFLVLATQNPIEQEGTYPLPEAQMDRFLLYVRVDYPASENEAAILRLVRGEKSGTAAAPISPIPQDVVFEARRQVHAVHVAEAAERYLVDLVLATRNPDQYEGELSNWIRLGASPRGTLALDAAARAHAWLQGQDFVSPDNIRAVAPACLAHRIHLTYEAEAAGVTRTEVIESLLKNVVPV, encoded by the coding sequence ATGGAGCCCCGTGAGGCGGTATTGAAAATCGCGGATGCCATGAACGCTTCGGTGATTGGCCAACGGGATGTTGTCGAGCGGATTCTCATCGCCCTACTGGCGGACGGGCATGTCTTGATGGAGGGTTTGCCCGGTACCGCAAAAACCCGCAGTGTGAAGACCCTTTCCAGTCTCGTCGAAAGCGAGTTCGGCCGCATTCAGTTCACCCCCGACTTGCTCCCCTCGGACGTGACCGGTTCGGAGATTTATCGAGAGCATACCGCTACGTTCGAATTTCAACCAGGACCGATTTTCGGCAACTTGATTTTGGCAGATGAAATCAACCGGGCGCCCGCCAAAGTTCAGTCGTCCCTTCTCGAGGCCATGGAAGAACGGCAAGTCACCGTGGCAGGTGAGACACACAAGCTGCCGGATTTATTTCTGGTGTTGGCTACACAGAATCCCATCGAACAAGAAGGCACCTATCCATTGCCCGAAGCGCAAATGGATCGCTTTTTGCTTTATGTTCGTGTCGACTATCCCGCCAGTGAAAACGAAGCGGCCATTTTGCGGCTGGTCCGTGGCGAGAAATCGGGAACAGCTGCGGCACCGATTTCGCCGATTCCACAAGACGTCGTTTTCGAAGCGCGACGGCAAGTGCATGCGGTTCATGTGGCCGAAGCGGCCGAGCGGTACCTCGTCGATTTGGTGCTTGCGACGCGCAATCCCGATCAGTATGAAGGGGAATTGTCCAATTGGATTCGCCTGGGCGCCAGTCCTCGGGGGACATTGGCCCTTGATGCGGCTGCTCGCGCACATGCTTGGCTGCAGGGACAAGATTTCGTTTCTCCCGACAATATCCGGGCGGTCGCTCCCGCCTGCTTGGCTCACCGCATTCACCTCACATACGAGGCCGAAGCGGCCGGAGTCACCCGCACCGAAGTCATTGAGTCCCTACTGAAAAACGTGGTGCCGGTTTGA
- a CDS encoding VWA domain-containing protein: MHPDLLNALIVGEHSKRDLARYVLPVAWLLGIIAIAGPTWKLEPNPFVEDAQPLMILLNSDKSMLQTDSTSTTHMERAQLKIADLAKTRKGQPLGLIAYAGSAHLVLPPTADTAVVAEMAAEISPDIMPVPGDRLDLAIQKAAALLREESHGGSLLVIANTVAADPQTIASANQTASPVPIQFLALADADLPETKTLQDAAERLDANVQELTIDDQDVSAITESAERNASAGIAGESSRWQEAGYWLTPLLALVVALSFRRRELAEAEKPS, from the coding sequence ATGCATCCGGATTTATTGAACGCACTGATTGTGGGTGAACACTCGAAGCGAGACCTGGCGCGGTATGTCTTACCCGTTGCATGGCTGCTCGGCATCATTGCGATCGCCGGCCCGACATGGAAGTTGGAACCGAATCCATTTGTTGAAGACGCTCAACCGCTCATGATTCTTTTGAACTCGGATAAGAGCATGCTGCAGACCGATTCCACTTCGACAACGCACATGGAACGTGCGCAGCTGAAAATTGCCGACCTCGCAAAAACGCGGAAAGGCCAACCGCTGGGGCTGATAGCCTACGCCGGATCCGCCCATTTGGTCCTTCCGCCGACAGCTGACACCGCAGTCGTCGCCGAAATGGCCGCGGAGATTAGCCCCGACATCATGCCCGTCCCGGGGGATCGTTTGGACTTGGCCATCCAGAAGGCCGCTGCATTGTTACGCGAAGAATCTCATGGGGGATCGTTGTTAGTCATCGCCAACACGGTCGCTGCAGATCCACAGACAATCGCTTCTGCAAATCAAACGGCCAGCCCCGTTCCGATTCAGTTTTTGGCGCTCGCTGATGCGGACTTGCCGGAAACTAAAACATTGCAAGATGCAGCAGAGCGACTAGATGCGAATGTTCAAGAACTCACAATCGACGACCAAGATGTTTCCGCCATCACCGAGTCTGCCGAAAGAAATGCATCCGCCGGCATCGCAGGCGAGAGTAGTCGTTGGCAGGAAGCGGGCTACTGGCTGACCCCACTCTTGGCGCTGGTTGTGGCATTATCATTTCGTCGTCGTGAATTGGCTGAAGCGGAGAAACCATCATGA
- a CDS encoding VWA domain-containing protein → MFAFDYPWIFLLLPLPWLIRAFVPAQKAHQRAVRVPFGERIAQASGRNANSDASSGATQSLIIPCLLWLLVLSALAHPQWIEPPITKEFPTRDLLLLVDLSASMKQKDFTNEAGQKVDRLAAVKEVLGEFLERRDGDRVGLVVFGDAPYLQAPFSTDLDLSRRLLHECQVGMAGPRTAFGDAIGLGVSLFEESQAPAKTMIALTDGNDTKSQVPPIEAARIAAQRGIRIYTVAIGDATTVGEDKLDEQALRDVASATGGSYFFAADRKHLQEIYAELDRIETSKVKTFSHRPRRQLYYLPLAAGLLLSLVHTAYLLFSYRSSIAPVQKNLVIRVNPDTGKLELQR, encoded by the coding sequence ATGTTTGCATTCGACTACCCATGGATTTTTCTCCTCTTGCCGCTACCGTGGCTAATCCGCGCCTTCGTGCCGGCTCAGAAGGCCCATCAACGGGCAGTACGCGTCCCCTTTGGTGAGCGTATTGCTCAAGCCTCAGGCCGCAATGCCAACTCCGACGCATCGTCCGGAGCAACGCAAAGTTTGATCATCCCCTGCTTGTTGTGGTTGCTTGTCTTGAGTGCTCTGGCGCATCCCCAATGGATCGAGCCCCCGATCACTAAGGAATTTCCCACGCGCGATCTGCTGCTCCTTGTTGATCTCTCGGCATCAATGAAACAAAAGGATTTCACTAACGAGGCGGGGCAAAAAGTGGATCGCCTTGCCGCTGTCAAAGAAGTCCTGGGGGAATTCCTAGAGCGGCGCGACGGCGACCGCGTCGGTCTAGTGGTCTTTGGTGATGCCCCGTATCTCCAGGCGCCTTTCTCCACCGACTTGGATTTGTCGCGACGTCTACTCCACGAATGCCAAGTCGGCATGGCGGGACCACGGACCGCGTTTGGCGATGCCATCGGCCTAGGTGTGAGTCTATTCGAAGAGAGTCAAGCGCCAGCCAAAACGATGATTGCTCTCACCGACGGCAACGACACGAAAAGCCAAGTTCCCCCGATTGAGGCGGCACGTATCGCCGCACAACGGGGCATCCGCATCTACACCGTCGCCATCGGCGACGCGACCACGGTGGGTGAAGACAAATTGGACGAACAGGCACTGCGCGACGTCGCCTCCGCAACAGGCGGATCCTATTTTTTTGCAGCGGACCGTAAGCATTTGCAGGAGATCTACGCGGAGCTCGACCGGATCGAGACCAGCAAAGTCAAAACCTTCAGCCATCGTCCCCGTCGCCAACTGTATTATCTCCCACTTGCCGCCGGGTTGCTGTTGTCGTTGGTTCATACAGCCTATCTCCTGTTTTCATATCGCAGTTCCATTGCGCCGGTACAGAAAAACCTGGTGATTCGGGTCAATCCAGACACGGGCAAACTGGAGTTACAGAGATGA
- a CDS encoding DUF58 domain-containing protein, producing the protein MQARVTVTLEELMLLKADARGFSLLPRQPAGSLLSGRHASRLRGRGLAFAELRHYHQGDDVRTIDWKATARLRKPHVRVYNEERERPVLLVVDQRSSMFFGSRLSMKSVAAAELAALGAWRALDGGDRVGGIVFNDEELIEVRPHRSQTRVLQLLHVIEQSNNQLTETEFTGGEATLNRALKRALHVAKHDHLVVLISDLDGADDETQRLAALLSAHNDVLVVAVYDPMGISLSGSPGMLASDSTTIHEVPAGAEFSRRFQDAFQQRLDQWKETFRVLRVPVMPISTAHSVPAQVRAILGNHPHFS; encoded by the coding sequence ATGCAAGCACGCGTCACTGTCACATTAGAAGAATTAATGCTGCTCAAGGCGGATGCGCGCGGGTTTTCATTGCTGCCACGCCAACCGGCCGGCTCATTGTTATCCGGGCGACACGCTTCCCGCCTGCGCGGACGGGGACTTGCCTTTGCGGAGCTACGCCATTACCACCAAGGTGATGATGTTCGCACGATCGATTGGAAAGCGACGGCGCGGCTCCGCAAGCCGCACGTTCGTGTCTACAATGAAGAACGAGAACGTCCGGTCCTGCTCGTTGTCGATCAACGATCCAGCATGTTTTTTGGAAGCCGGCTGTCCATGAAATCGGTTGCCGCAGCGGAATTGGCCGCTTTAGGGGCTTGGCGAGCGCTCGATGGAGGCGACCGCGTCGGCGGTATTGTCTTCAATGACGAGGAACTCATCGAAGTCCGTCCGCATCGCAGTCAAACCCGTGTACTGCAGTTGTTGCATGTCATCGAACAATCCAACAATCAACTCACCGAAACGGAATTCACCGGCGGAGAAGCCACGCTCAATCGAGCCCTCAAACGTGCATTGCATGTTGCCAAACATGATCACCTTGTGGTACTGATTAGCGACCTCGACGGCGCAGATGACGAAACGCAACGATTGGCGGCATTGCTTTCCGCTCATAACGATGTCCTGGTAGTTGCCGTCTACGATCCGATGGGCATCTCCCTCTCCGGTTCGCCCGGAATGCTCGCGAGCGACTCGACAACTATTCACGAGGTCCCTGCGGGTGCGGAATTTTCGCGGCGTTTTCAAGACGCGTTTCAACAACGGTTGGATCAGTGGAAGGAGACCTTCCGCGTGCTGCGCGTTCCCGTGATGCCGATCTCAACCGCACATTCCGTCCCGGCACAAGTCCGAGCAATTTTGGGAAACCATCCCCACTTTTCATGA
- a CDS encoding tetratricopeptide repeat protein, translated as MRGFCMVLAVSWLGLWFTPDQQGQRLMSRGEFAEAAKRFEDPLRQGVAWYRAGEFEKATQAFSRVSSPESKFNLGNAWLMLGKYDQAIASYDEVLEKRPDWKAAQENRDLAAARAKLIHGIGGDLGDQREGADKVVFDQDKPPGGQETEVTGAQAMSDAAIQSIWLRQVQTNPADFLKAKFAYQQADGKAGDEK; from the coding sequence ATGAGAGGATTCTGCATGGTCTTGGCAGTCTCATGGCTGGGATTGTGGTTCACGCCCGACCAACAGGGACAACGGCTGATGAGTCGTGGTGAGTTTGCCGAAGCGGCCAAACGGTTTGAAGATCCGCTGCGGCAAGGAGTCGCTTGGTATCGTGCTGGCGAATTTGAAAAGGCGACACAAGCCTTTTCGCGCGTCTCCTCACCAGAATCAAAATTCAATCTGGGGAATGCTTGGCTGATGCTTGGTAAATACGACCAGGCAATTGCCAGCTATGACGAGGTGCTCGAAAAGCGCCCCGATTGGAAAGCAGCTCAGGAAAACCGCGATCTCGCCGCAGCACGGGCGAAATTGATTCATGGCATAGGCGGCGATCTCGGAGACCAACGCGAGGGGGCCGACAAAGTCGTCTTCGATCAGGATAAGCCCCCCGGCGGACAAGAGACCGAGGTCACCGGGGCACAGGCGATGTCCGATGCGGCGATCCAGTCGATTTGGCTCCGCCAGGTTCAAACCAACCCGGCTGACTTTTTGAAGGCCAAATTTGCCTATCAACAAGCCGACGGCAAAGCTGGGGACGAGAAATGA